In Daphnia pulicaria isolate SC F1-1A chromosome 5, SC_F0-13Bv2, whole genome shotgun sequence, a single genomic region encodes these proteins:
- the LOC124341263 gene encoding uncharacterized protein LOC124341263, protein MEIKAINREHFNMATRLRTGFSPRPRRAYYTRAATENSLELQVDDNRLTAISTGTTSYLPLIGLPKKKVDFNPTQSIIQPLSTHHDELWLNLSAEITRRKSTSSDTVEEMIAQPSVPFEEPDSSPERPGRMVRIQRHFKKALTRLRKVFQQPADVTTNNDNECPDPLRVGAPVRQRSVVRRDSNVTNAKRLAAKRKRPGVMDESELADPDGLPIHQQFQSNKLSEGVGEADTSEITSELLEIFEHLTVSVSKRRRLDSIEPYVSQIRSC, encoded by the exons ATGGAAATCAAAGCAATCAACAGAGAGCACTTCAACATGGCGACTAGATTGCGAACAGGGTTCTCTCCAAGACCTCGACGAGCATATTACACAAGGGCAGCAACAGAAAACTCGTTGGAATTGCAAGTGGACGATAACCGATTGACCGCCATTTCCACTGGAACCACAA GTTACTTGCCTCTGATTGGTTTgccgaaaaagaaagttgacttCAACCCGACTCAGTCCATCATCCAACCACTTTCCACCCACCACGATGAATTGTGGTTGAATCTCAGCGCGGAAATCACTCGGCGAAAGAGCACGTCGTCCGACACAGTGGAAGAAATGATTGCCCAGCCTAGCGTACCTTTTGAAGAGCCGGACTCATCCCCCGAGCGCCCCGGCCGGATGGTCCGCATTCAGCGTCACTTCAAGAAGGCGTTGACGCGTCTCCGGAAGGTTTTCCAACAACCGGCTGACGTCACGACAAATAACGACAATGAATGTCCCGATCCTTTGAGAGTTGGAGCTCCTGTCAGACAACGAAGTGTGGTGAGACGTGATTCCAATGTGACTAACGCCAAGAGACTGGCAGCCAAACGGAAACGTCCCGGCGTGATGGACGAAAGCGAACTCGCCGATCCGGATGGCTTGCCGATCCACCAGCAATTTCAATCGAACAAGTTGAGCGAAGGCGTAGGCGAAGCAGACACGAGCGAAATCACCTCAGAGCTGCTGGAAATCTTCGAGCACCTCACGGTGAGCGTCAGCAAAAGGCGCAGGCTCGACTCTATCGAGCCCTACGTCAGCCAAATTCGTTCGTGTTAA